In Juglans regia cultivar Chandler chromosome 13, Walnut 2.0, whole genome shotgun sequence, the DNA window atctaacattactcttcatGCACTAAAGAACAAAAacgttttcaataaaatattctcaCGCGATAACCAAATACGACAAAAGCATTTGTTTCTTAGAAACAAAATGGTTAACGACACTGCGTCACGTATTGAGATTAGTGTTTTTGGGGGTAAAAGGACGTATTGacattataaattcaaaatgaatAGAAGTCGTCTAATCTAGTAGAgcttaataatattaaatgcaAACAACAAAACATGGGCATTTGGTCTAGTGGTATGATTCTCGCTTAGGGTGCGAGAGGTCCCGAGTTCAATTCTCGGAATGCCCCCTCCCTCCTCTTTATTTTGCcatttatatcaattatttatatgttttatttttttcacttcgTACCTAGAAACGGTGGGTGCCGATTTTTGAACTGAGCATTAACAAAGCTTAGCACTGTTGCTTCCATttctgtctctctttctctctccaatCGTCAGAAAGCCATCAGATTCTTGAATAATTCCCTGTCATTTCGTCAATTCGAATCTTTGTTTCGTACACGCACGcgcgcacacatatatacaaaCGCACGCTTCATCTCCAATAATTCCTTGGGGCTCGTCTTCTGTTGGTGTTTCCGCTctgatctttctttctttctttccatggAGAACAACGACAACAACCACGGCGTCAACAAACCGAACACCAACCACAACAATAGCGATGGCCAAGAACACGAAGACAACCCTAATCATATGAATGTTGAGGAGCGGCAACAACAACaggaacatgaagaagaagaagagggaagtGAATCCGACGTGGAACATCAGCCACCTCAGCCCTCCAGAACCCCCTTTACTAATCTCAGTCAGGTCGATGCTGACCTCGCTCTCGCTCGTGCCCTTCAAGAACAGGTGTccctcccttcccttcccttccctccGGAAACCCCCCTATATTAATCTCAGTAGGTTAGGTTGTATGGGAAACACCGGATTGGAAAATTAGATTTAGACATTTGCGGTGGTTGGGCGAATTCGGAACTTTGTCTAtctattttaggtttttttctCCGTTTTGCCGTAAATCAAACACAGCTTAAGACAAAATATGTTATATTCTActactttcttttttgctcGGTTTCGGTTTTTCTTTGTTGCCAATTAATCCCAACTCGGAAGTTGTTCCTGTAGAATGAAATGACCATTTTAGGTTCTGTTTGGTTACTGAGAAAACTTTGGGGAGCAAAGTTagcatttttgtgttttagttcCCGACTGTTGTAACGCTTGAAAACCCAATGAAATCCAATTTTTTTACCCAAATGTTACTATTTCGCTATCAACACACAAATCTTGGGGTATATTATCTCCCAGTTGATTACTTGTCTCtccaatttcattttttgataagtttgtCTCTCCAATTTCTTACTGCTTAGTGAGTGGTCTCGATTGctttttgatgattttttatatgCTTGTTGTTTCATTGGTGTTGGTTGGGTTATGGATTAGGAAAGGGCATATATGATGCTGCGAATGAATAATGAAGGAAGTGATTATGGAAGTTGGGAAGGCGGAAGCTATGTGCTTGATGATGAGGAAAATTTCAATGATCCCCATGATGACAGTGATGGGGACgacgatgatgatgacgatgtcGAGGACGAGGAGGATGGTGAGGAGAGATACGATGGAAGcaatgttgatgatgatgaggatgctTTTGATGTGCATGCTCATGACGAGCCTGGAGAGAATAATAACCCCAGCATTGAATTTGATCCGGCTGCCTTTTCGAGTGATGAGGCCTATGCAAGAGCCCTACAGGATGCTGAAGACAGAGAAATGGCTGCTAGGTTGTTGGCCCTTGCAGGGATAAATGATGGTGAGTGTTCCTAGTGTTTTTGGCTATTCTAGCGCTCTTTTTACAATGCTTTCTGGAGTTTTAACGTTTTGCAATGGTTAGGGCGTCTAATAACTCTCCATCATTGCAGGGGAAGCTGAGGACATAGAGGATCATGGTGGTAACTCCCAGGTATCTATCTCAATAATAATGGAAGTAGAAAAGGCatcactttcttttattttcctttctattcACAGATAAACTGCAAGCACATACACGCAGCTCAGGCCAGCAGTATTAATCTCACCCATCTACCTATAAGTACAGCCTAGTGATGTGTAAATCACGATCCTTTTCTGATTATGATATGTTTCTCATATTTTTGAGGGTTGGATAGGAGCTGTCACAAATGTAGGATAGGATGGAAAATCAGATACTTTAGTCTAATGTCCATCTATTCATTATGTAAGAGATAGGTGATGGGTTgaaataataaacccaatttAGAAATGTATCAGCGTTATTCCAGCATCAGACTGGTGAGAAGAGGGATGTTTGATAGAGCTGAAGTGATTCAATGAATGACCAATGTTTTTGCTCTCAAAACAGAATTCTGTATGTATTATGGAATGGAGGTACATGAGTGAGTTGGTTCAGGCCTTAACTATCAGTGAATCTATGAccgatataaaaaaaacaatcagtGAATCTATGCAACCATGGATCAGGTAAAACCGTAAAACCGTAAAAGGTCAAAACCGTTGTTCTCATGATGCAGGAGGTTgtgatgttatttttctttttctaaaggTCATGGTATACCAAGTGACTCTTCTGCTGTGAACCAGTTTTTAACCTGGTGCACTTGTGCCTAGGCTGACCATTATTTGGCTTATTAAAATACAGCCTGAAAGTAAAAGCGGCATGTGTTTTCAGTAGATCATCATCTTTCGACTTTCCCTATCTCTTATTTCTAAAGAATTCTGCTTTCCCTAGAAATTGGATTACCTTCTGATGAGAACTCACTATATTGACAGCATAGAAGTTAATTCGAATTTacttgttaagtttcaagagaACAAACTTAGAGATAGATCTCTCGGTGTAGTTTAGAATAAAAGATGTCTATAGATAACTAGtacaaacatattttattgaatCTAACAATTCTTTGACTCGTAGTGGAGACAGGGGCATCTAAAAAGATTAATGGCAATGAGACGTGCCATCTAGTTTATCTTAGTTTCAGCCGATGATGCATATTGTGTAGTAGATTTAGGAACATGgggtaaatttattttcatctagATAATCTGACATGCCAGAACGTGGTCATAAAAAGGTCATATGGAGGTTATTGAATAGTTGGAAAGTCTAGGATCAATATTTTACATCTTTGCTGGGTCTTGATGGATGATGGATAATGGTATTCAGGCTAGGTCTAGCCTGTGATGGCTGCGAAAGTTTGTTATGTTGACGAATGGCATATAGTTATTTGCTGGAACTTTGCCGGGTTTTGATTCTCCACTTGCAAACATGTTGACTTTGAATGTTTTGAGACTAAGATGTCAAATGCATTTCTGATGAGCTGATCAAATTTCTGATATGCATGTCAGCATGCTTTCCCTAGTATTCTTGCTGTATATActgtttgatttttatattttcttcagTTTCCCCCCTTTTTAGGTATCTTCGGTAACTTTTATGTATAGAAATATATTATTCCCTTATTTTATAGACTGCAATAGTTTCCCAAAGATAATAAGCTTTTTCCCTCTCATTGATCAATAGGCAGCTACTCAAGTGAAGCCATTTATGGTCAGATactattatttcctttttatagaTTACAATTGTTTACAATAGAACTCCCCACCCCCCGGCGGcaggaaaaatgaaagaaaattccttttatttttgaaaaataaaaaaaatgactcaAAGGAGTGAGTTTTTAGTGCTGTTTGTTACCTATCGAAAATAATCATCGAGTGCTGTTTGTTAATGTGATCTAAACGGGGATCTAACTCTGGGCTGGCAATGctgttaattttatatttcaataattCAATCAGGAGGTAGCAAGAAAAATTATCTGACCCAGATGTATTAAAACGGCACTAAGTTATACTTATATCCCAACACATGGTAAAGCTTGCAAAATGCTTCGATGTACCTTGGATGATCCATCTTAAGTGAGATGCAACTTAATCAGGACATCatccgttttttttttcaatgttcaGGCTGGAATAGAAATCTCTTCTTTTTGGTGTTAATCAATTACTTATGTCAGTTCTTTTGCTGTGACGACTGTAGTATGCTTTACATGTTATATTTcttgtgtagtgtttttttttttttttttttttaacttataaaaaaaatgttacattttttaacttttagagtATGTATATTATGCTCGACAAGTTAGAACCATAAAGGATCAAGGAAGGAGCCccatttttttagtaatgtCAAAGTTAGGGTTTCATTCCTGGTTTAGCTTGCTTTTAGAGGACCGTCACcataaattttgttatattcgtttgttattattgttatgtttgCTTGTGTTTTAGTTAAATCTGCTTTACATCAATTCGTCTTGCCCATGCTGCAGGACACATGGGAGGAGGTTGATCCTGACGAGCTTTCCTATGAGGTAAACTGGGTTTGTTTGGATCCAAGTGCCTTTGGTGaactttttttttgggtgggttGTTTTACTTCCCTTAAGAtatgatttaattaattcaGGAGTTGATTGCGCTTAGTGAAGTGGTTGGAACTGAGAGCAGAGGGCTTTCAGCTGATACACTTGCCTCTTTGCCTTCGGTAAATTACAAGTCTGGAAGCAGTCAAAATGGAAGCAATGATTCGTATGTACACTAAACCATTTTTTTGTAGGTTATATAATGGTTCCCCTATCATTAATTCTTTGTGTTCGTGTTTCAGGTGTGTCATTTGCCGGCTGGACTATGAGGATGGTGAAACCTTAACGGTGCTTTCTTGCAAACATTCCTATCATTCTGAATGCATAAACAATTGGTTGAAAATAAACAAGGTATTAccatatagtttttattttgtacTCTACGAATAAAATTATCATAGTTCTGAATGGAACTTCTGGGTCATCtttaaggaaaatgatctgTATAAGCCCAATACaagctttttgaaaaaaagtgaaaccCACGCAAAAAGCTCGCTTTTTAGTTTTCTATGGTTggtcccactttttttttaaagagcctGCATGAGGCTT includes these proteins:
- the LOC108988518 gene encoding E3 ubiquitin ligase BIG BROTHER-related yields the protein MENNDNNHGVNKPNTNHNNSDGQEHEDNPNHMNVEERQQQQEHEEEEEGSESDVEHQPPQPSRTPFTNLSQVDADLALARALQEQERAYMMLRMNNEGSDYGSWEGGSYVLDDEENFNDPHDDSDGDDDDDDDVEDEEDGEERYDGSNVDDDEDAFDVHAHDEPGENNNPSIEFDPAAFSSDEAYARALQDAEDREMAARLLALAGINDGEAEDIEDHGGNSQDTWEEVDPDELSYEELIALSEVVGTESRGLSADTLASLPSVNYKSGSSQNGSNDSCVICRLDYEDGETLTVLSCKHSYHSECINNWLKINKVCPVCSAEVSICGNS